A stretch of DNA from Prosthecobacter debontii:
TTCATTTTGATAGTGTAAAACAAGAGACATCATTTAAAACCCGCAAAAATTTGGTGCCAATTGTGCTCCTCTCGCTATTCCTGATTACCACCCGATGAACACCCTCAGCACTTTCACCACCGGAACCGGAGCTACTGGCAAATATTATTCCCTTCCTGAACTCGAGAAGCAGGGCGTGGGCCCGATCTCGAAGCTGCCGGTTTCCATCCGTATCGTCTTGGAATCCCTGCTGCGTAATCTGGATGGCAAGAAGGTCTTCGAGCAGGATGTGAAGAACCTCGCCAACTGGAATGCCAAGAATCCAGGCGACTATGAGATTCCTTTCACTGTCGCTCGTATCGTGCTTCAGGACTTCACAGGCGTGCCGCTTCTGGTGGACCTCGCCGCCATGCGCAGTGCGGTGGCGAAGATGGGCAAGAACACCAAGATGATCGAGCCGCTGGTGCCGGTGGATCTCGTGGTGGACCACAGTGTGCAGGTGGACTTTGCCGGCACGCAGGAAGCTTTGAACCAGAACCTCGCCCTTGAGTTCGAGCGTAACCGTGAGCGTTATGAGTTCCTCAAGTGGGGTGAACAGGCCTTTGATACCTTTAAGGTGGTGCCTCCGGGCATCGGGATCGTGCACCAGGTGAACCTGGAATACCTCGCCAAGGGCGTGCTGGATAAAGACGGCGTGTTTTACCCCGATACCCTCGTGGGCACGGACAGCCACACCACCATGATCAACGGTCTGGGCGTCGTCGCCTGGGGTGTGGGTGGGATTGAGGCTGAAGCCGGGATGCTCGGCCAGCCTGTGACCTTCCTGGTGCCTGAAGTGGTGGGCGTTTACCTGACCGGTAGCCTGCGTGAAGGCGTGACCGCTACGGACCTGGCCCTGCACTGCACTCAGATGCTGCGTAAGCACGGTGTGGTCGGTAAGTTCGTCGAGTTCTATGGCCCTGGTGCTGAAAGCCTGCCGCTGCCTGACCGTGCCACCATCGCCAACATGGCCCCGGAATACGGTGCGACGATGGGCTTCTTCCCGATCGACGAAGAGTGCGTCAACTACTTGCGCGGCACGGGCCGTAGCGAGGAGCTTTGTGAGACCTTCAAGAACTACTACACCGCCCAGGGCATGTTCGGCATTCCGAAGAAGGGCGAGGTGGAATACACCAGCGACCTCGAGCTCGACCTCGGCGACATCCAGCCTTCCGTGGCCGGACCGAAGCGTCCTCAAGACCGCATCACGGTCGAAGCTCTCAAAAGCACCTGGAATGAAATCCTGGTCAAACCAACCCCTGGCGGCTATGGCAAGGCTCCTGTGGTCGTGGGTGGTGAAGTGGCCAATGCGCCAGCCAGCCTCGACGCTAAGCCTGAAGGCAACGATGTCTCTCGCGCCCTCGGCGCCGAAACTGGTGTGGCCCCAGTGCCATCTGACAAGCCAGGTTATCCCTATTACGAAGTCACCGTGGACAGCAAAGGCGGTGAAAAAGACGCCATCACTCACGGCAGCGTCCTCATCGCCGCCATCACGAGCTGCACCAACACCAGCAACCCGAGCGTGATGCTCGCCGCCGGTCTCTTGGCTAAGAAGGCCAATGCTAAAGGTCTGACTGTGAAGCCTTCCGTGAAAACCAGCCTCGGCCCAGGTAGCCGCGTGGTGACGGATTACCTCAACAAGACCGGCCTCCAGACGGAACTGGACAAGCTCGGTTTCCAAACTGTTGGTTATGGTTGCACCACCTGTATCGGTAACTCCGGTCCTCTGGACGCAGGGATCGAAGACGTGGTGAAAGCGGAAGACGTGGTCGCTGCCAGCGTGCTCTCCGGTAACCGTAACTTCGAAGCCCGTGTGCACCAGAGCATCAAGGCTAACTTCCTGATGAGCCCTCCGCTCGTCGTGGCCTACGCCATCGCAGGCACCGTGGACATTGACCTGAGCAAGGATGAGATCATCCCTGGCACCGGAGTTTACCTCAAGGACATCTGGCCTTCCCTCCAGGAAATTCAGGACGCCCTCAAATCTGCTCTTTCCCCCGAAGTCTTCCGTGCCCTTTACACCGACTTCGCCAGCCAGAATCCGAAGTGGAACGAGATCCCCGGCTCCACCGGCCTCGTCTATGACTGGAACGAGAAGAGCACCTACATCCAGCATCCTCCTTTCTTCGAGGACTTCAGCATGGAGCCACGTGACATCACGGAAATCGTCGGTGCCCGCCCTCTGGGCATCTTCGGCGACTCCGTCACCACGGACCACATCAGCCCTGCCGGCGCCATCAAGAAGACCAGCCCGGCTGGCCGATTCCTCAGCGAGAACAACGTGACCCAGGCCGACTTCAACAGCTACGGCAGCCGCCGTGGTAACGACCGTGTCATGACCCGTGGCACCTTCGCCAACGTGCGGATCAAGAACCTCATGCTGGGCGGTAAGGAAGGTGGCGACACCCTGCTTCAACCCGCAGGCACTGAGATGAGCATCTACGACGCTGCCACCGCCTACATGGCCGCTGGCACGCCGAGCATCATCATCGGTGGTGAAGACTACGGCATGGGCTCCAGCCGTGACTGGGCGGCCAAAGGCACCCGTCTCCTGGGCGTGAAGGCCGTGATCACCAAGTCCTTCGAGCGTATTCACCGCAGTAACCTCGTGGGCATGGGCGTGCTGCCTTGTAACTTCAAGGACAAGGCTGACTACGATAAGGTGAAGGACCTCAGCGATGCTACCTTCAGCATCCTGGGCATCTCCAACGACACCAAGCCGCAGAGCGAAGCCACCCTGCGTGTCACCCAGGCCGATGGCTCCAGCTTCGACATCCCGCTCGTGGTCCGTATCGATACCCCTGTGGAGATCGACTACTACCGCGCCGGAGGCATCCTGCCTTACGTGCTTGCGCAGATCCTGCGTGCGAATGCGTCATGATCTAGGTTTGCATCTAGATTAGACCTCGCATCCCTCTCAACGCCCCGTTGGCCCTGACGCCTCGGGGCGTTTTGTTGGTTAGTCCTGGAGGCTGTTAGCCTTTTAGCAAACCGCTTGCTGAATGGCCCTCTGGGGGGTTAGCTTATCCATTGACGGTCTCTTACGAGAAGCCGGTCCTGTTGCCATGATCCACAAGCTCTCCATCAGAAACTTTAAGTCGATTCGGGAACTCGATCTCGACTGTCGTCGGGTGAATGTGTTCATCGGAGAGCCGAATGTTGGGAAAACCAATATTTTAGAAGCTCTTTCTCTTTGGAGCTTTGGAACTCTCTGTGAAATCAAAAAAACCCTTCGAATTAATCACATTAACCAACTTGCGACCGACATTTCGTTTGATCAGGGCACCCATGTTCAATGCGATGATTTTAAACTGACTGCCTATTGGACACATCTTGGGGCATTTATTGATTATGAAATCCCTGGATTTGAGACCTCAAAATATAAAATCGACGAAAAATCAGGCGATGTAGATTGCACTTCGGGGCAAGGTTACAACGAGGATGCCATCAAGATTCATTATTATCTGTTTGACCCTCGAGAGCCTACTGACAGCGGTGACCCAGGGGTATTGGTTGCCCCTTTTGGAAATAACCTCGCAGGGGTATTGTCTAGCAATCGTGAAGCTCGACAGGCTGCTGGAGCCTTTTTAGAAGGTAGTCGATATAGACTCGCAGTTGATCGTGCCTCCAGGAATGTATTTCTAGCTAGTGATGAGGACGGCACAATGACTACACTGCCCTATTTAGCTGCGTCTGAAACACTGCGGCGAATGATCTTTTATCAGATTGTGCTGGCAACAAACCGTGACGCAGTTCTCGTTTTTGACGAGCCCGAGGCGCATTCTTTTCCCCCTTACACCAAAACTCTCGCTGAGCGCATCGCTCTAGATGATCAAGGCAATCAGTTCTTTCTGACAACGCACAGTCCTTACATGCTGGATTCGCTTCTTTCGAAAACTCCGGCGTCTGAATTGAATGTGGTTCTCTGCAGGATGGAGAACTACGCGACTAAAGCGTATGCGCTCAATCAGGATCAAATTGATCAGATCAAGGAGTGGAGCATGGATGCGTTTTTCAACTTTGACCGGCTGCTGCCTGAGGTGGAATGATTCACCTGGAATGTGACAATGATGAGGCATTGATCCTGGCCTTGGGAAAGACCCGAGCGGAAGTGTCCCATCATGCCGGAAAAGGCCGTGTCTCGAAGGCTCTTTCTGAGTCGAAACGCGCGTATGATTTTGGACTCATCGACCAAGATCCAGGTCAACCGCCACCACCTTATCTTCGGGAATACAAGTGTGTGGAAAGAGATTTGAAATTGGGTCTGGTTCTTTACCAGCATCCCAAACAAGGGAAGCGATTGATCGAGATTCAGCCTGACCTGGAACCTTGGATTTATAAATTGGGCGAAGCGGTCGGGATCAAACCTTCGGATCATAATCTCCCGGCAAAACATTCGGGTCTGCATCAGGAGGCTAAGAAGCATCGGAAGCACCTCTTGAGCTATCTGGCGGCCTGTCGCTCGGCGGGGAGTCCTCATCTGGCCAAATTGGTGGAGTGGTTGGCACTGGTTTGAAGCTGCGGGCCTGAGGAGGGCAGGAACTGGCCATCTTTACCTTTCCTTCACAATAAACCCGGTTCTTCGACATAGGGGCTTAACATGGAGGTGGTCTGTTATGGGTGTGACCACGCTGGGTTTCCGGCAGGAGTCGCGAACTGAACCCAAGAACTGACCATGAAACTGAACCTCCCCCGTAACTCTGTTCGGATGACGAAAGCCGTGCTGACGCTGACTCTTGTTGGTCTATCGAGCCTAACCATGGCCCAACAACCTGGGGGGCCGATGCGTCCTCCTCAGGGAGCACCTGGCGGATCACCTCCCGGTGCGATTCCACGTCCTGATCCTGGTGCTCCGCCACAGGGGAAGCCTGAGGTGCCACCTCCACAGGACAAGCCGCAGCCTCCCCAGAATCCTGGTTTGCCTCGGCCACCGGCACTGCCTCGTGACTTTGCCCTGCCTGAGGAGTTTCGCTCCGTGGATGGGTCGGATAACAACCTCGATCATCCTGCCTGGGGCACGCCCAATCTCCCCTACCGTCGTCTGACTTTCAGTGATTACGCCGATGGCGTGGGTGAGCCCTCCGGTGCGGAGCGTCCGAGTGCCCGAGCCATCAGCAATGCAGTGGCGACTCAGCCCGAAGGTAGCCCGCCCAATCGCCGTAGAGCCAGCGACTTTCTCTGGCAGTGGGGCCAGTTCCTGGACCACGATCTGGACGAGACACCGACCGCAGTGCCTGCCGAGGCCTTCCCCATTCAAGTGCCCACGGGTGACCCCGAGTTCGACCCTGAGGGAACCGGCACCATGACGATCGGGCTCAACCGCAGTGCCTATGAGATCGTGGACGGAGTGCGGGAGCAGAAAAATGCGATCACGGCCTGGATCGATGCCTCTCAGGTGTATGGCTCCGATGAGACTCGGGCATCTGCTCTACGGGCCAATGACGGCACAGGAAGGCTCAAGGTGAGCAGCAGTGATCATGGGGATCTTTTGCCCTTCAATACGGAGGGCTTGGACAATGCACCTCCGGGGGAGAGCTTCTTCGTGGCGGGGGATGTTCGGGTGAATGAGCAGGTCGGTTTGATCGCCATCCACACACTGTTTATGCGTGAGCATAACTGGTGGGCCGACCTGTATCGGAGTTCCAATGAAGAAGCGGAGGATGAGGAGATCTATCAATTCGCGCGCATGATCGTGGCAGCGGAGATGCAGGCCATCACTTACCGTGAGTTCTTGCCCATCCTGTTGGGTGGATCGGCCATCAAACCTTACCGTGGGTATCGTGCCGATGTGGACCCCACCATCAGCAATGAGTTTGCCACGGCCGGTTATCGCTTTGGTCACAGCCTGCTTTCCTCCACCCTGCTGCGCCTGGATGCGAACTTGGAGGAGATCGAGGCGGGGAATCTCTCGTTAGCCGAGTGCTTCTTTCAGCCTCAGGCGGTCGTTGAGGAAGGTATTGATGTGATCCTGCGCGGCATGGCGGTGCAGAAAGCTCAGGAGCTGGATGAGTGGCTGGTGGATGATGTGCGTAACTTTTTGTTCGGCGCTCCCGGCTCCGGAGGTCTGGATCTGGCATCGCTGAACATTCAGCGTGGGCGTGACCATGGGCTGCCTAGCCTGGCCGATGCTCGAACCGCTCTTGGCTTGAAGCCGCTGCTGGAGTTTAAAGACGTGAGCAAAAATCCAGGTGTTCTGGCGGAATTGCAGTCGGTGTATGCCAGCCCTGCGGACATTGATCTGTGGATCGGTGGACTCAGTGAAGCGGATCGTCCCGGGGCCATGGTAGGGCCGACTTTTTACACCATCCTGGTGGATCAGTTCACTCGCTTGCGGGATGGAGATCGCTTCTGGTATCAGAACTACCTGCCTCGGGAAATGGTGCGCTTGGTGGAAAAGCAGACCCTCAGTGTGATCATCCGCCGCAATACCGAGATCAAGGGAGAGCTTGGACCGAAGGCCTTCATGGCCCCACCGCCGAAGAAAAAGGCCAAGGCTAAAAAACAACCCTGACATACTCCTTACAACCTTATGACCCTCTGCTGACTCATGGTCTCCGATTTACAGTAGAATGCATGCAGATCGGAGGCCCCTAGCGGGCTCCATCGCTCAATTTCGTGGGTTGTCTTCTTGGCTGTTGGTGACCTTCATAAAACTTCAGGGCGGACCGGGGGGTCCGCCCTGAATGTTTTGAGGGGGATGAAATTTTGCCCACGTCCAACGAAGTGAGAACCGAATCCTCATCACGATGGAACTGACGATGAGACTGGGGAGCCAACCCGCTAAGGTGATGGCTACCAGGCCAGGCCCTTCGGGATAGTAGGAGAGGACTTGTTTATTACCGCTCCATTTCCAGGCCACGAGTGGAGCGATGACGATCAACCAGGTGTGATAGACGATCAGGCCAAACCAGAGTCGGATCACTCCTGCGAATAAACGCCCTCCTTTCCTGACCCAGCGCAGGAAGGGAAAAAGACACAGGCACAACAAGAAAAGGCTAAAGAGATCCAGGGTGAGCAACGCCTGATTCACAAGAGGCGTTTCTCTCGCCTTCACCACCTTCATGGCGCGATCTCTTAAAACTTGATCATCGGTCACGGAACCCATGATACCCAAGTGAAGTTTAGATGGGTAGAGAAACCGAAACGAGCCCCTCACCCCAGCTCATAGGCTGAAAAGTCTCTTACCGAAGCAATCCGCGCGCGATGATGGCGTCCACGGGATTGAAGTCATCGGTAAAAACGACGCCATTTTGAGGCAAGTAGTGCCGGGGGACGTGCGTGCGAAGCAGCCGGTTTTGCCAGGAGGCGGAGGGGTAAGACTGATCTTCGATGAGGCGGCTCACGTCCTGGTGGGAGGCCAAGATGATCACGTTTTGGTTCATGTTTCGCGGCCCCTGCACGGCAAAGACTTCCAGGTGAGGGAACACTTCACGCAGCGTCGCTAACATGCCCGCCAGAAGCTCAGCACGGTCCCCCTGCACGGCGGAGATGACGTTCATGGTGTAAACACCCTGGGGCGTCAGTCGATCGGAGATGAGTTGGAAAAACTCCTTGGTGGC
This window harbors:
- a CDS encoding aconitate hydratase, coding for MNTLSTFTTGTGATGKYYSLPELEKQGVGPISKLPVSIRIVLESLLRNLDGKKVFEQDVKNLANWNAKNPGDYEIPFTVARIVLQDFTGVPLLVDLAAMRSAVAKMGKNTKMIEPLVPVDLVVDHSVQVDFAGTQEALNQNLALEFERNRERYEFLKWGEQAFDTFKVVPPGIGIVHQVNLEYLAKGVLDKDGVFYPDTLVGTDSHTTMINGLGVVAWGVGGIEAEAGMLGQPVTFLVPEVVGVYLTGSLREGVTATDLALHCTQMLRKHGVVGKFVEFYGPGAESLPLPDRATIANMAPEYGATMGFFPIDEECVNYLRGTGRSEELCETFKNYYTAQGMFGIPKKGEVEYTSDLELDLGDIQPSVAGPKRPQDRITVEALKSTWNEILVKPTPGGYGKAPVVVGGEVANAPASLDAKPEGNDVSRALGAETGVAPVPSDKPGYPYYEVTVDSKGGEKDAITHGSVLIAAITSCTNTSNPSVMLAAGLLAKKANAKGLTVKPSVKTSLGPGSRVVTDYLNKTGLQTELDKLGFQTVGYGCTTCIGNSGPLDAGIEDVVKAEDVVAASVLSGNRNFEARVHQSIKANFLMSPPLVVAYAIAGTVDIDLSKDEIIPGTGVYLKDIWPSLQEIQDALKSALSPEVFRALYTDFASQNPKWNEIPGSTGLVYDWNEKSTYIQHPPFFEDFSMEPRDITEIVGARPLGIFGDSVTTDHISPAGAIKKTSPAGRFLSENNVTQADFNSYGSRRGNDRVMTRGTFANVRIKNLMLGGKEGGDTLLQPAGTEMSIYDAATAYMAAGTPSIIIGGEDYGMGSSRDWAAKGTRLLGVKAVITKSFERIHRSNLVGMGVLPCNFKDKADYDKVKDLSDATFSILGISNDTKPQSEATLRVTQADGSSFDIPLVVRIDTPVEIDYYRAGGILPYVLAQILRANAS
- a CDS encoding AAA family ATPase — its product is MIHKLSIRNFKSIRELDLDCRRVNVFIGEPNVGKTNILEALSLWSFGTLCEIKKTLRINHINQLATDISFDQGTHVQCDDFKLTAYWTHLGAFIDYEIPGFETSKYKIDEKSGDVDCTSGQGYNEDAIKIHYYLFDPREPTDSGDPGVLVAPFGNNLAGVLSSNREARQAAGAFLEGSRYRLAVDRASRNVFLASDEDGTMTTLPYLAASETLRRMIFYQIVLATNRDAVLVFDEPEAHSFPPYTKTLAERIALDDQGNQFFLTTHSPYMLDSLLSKTPASELNVVLCRMENYATKAYALNQDQIDQIKEWSMDAFFNFDRLLPEVE
- a CDS encoding peroxidase family protein, which codes for MKLNLPRNSVRMTKAVLTLTLVGLSSLTMAQQPGGPMRPPQGAPGGSPPGAIPRPDPGAPPQGKPEVPPPQDKPQPPQNPGLPRPPALPRDFALPEEFRSVDGSDNNLDHPAWGTPNLPYRRLTFSDYADGVGEPSGAERPSARAISNAVATQPEGSPPNRRRASDFLWQWGQFLDHDLDETPTAVPAEAFPIQVPTGDPEFDPEGTGTMTIGLNRSAYEIVDGVREQKNAITAWIDASQVYGSDETRASALRANDGTGRLKVSSSDHGDLLPFNTEGLDNAPPGESFFVAGDVRVNEQVGLIAIHTLFMREHNWWADLYRSSNEEAEDEEIYQFARMIVAAEMQAITYREFLPILLGGSAIKPYRGYRADVDPTISNEFATAGYRFGHSLLSSTLLRLDANLEEIEAGNLSLAECFFQPQAVVEEGIDVILRGMAVQKAQELDEWLVDDVRNFLFGAPGSGGLDLASLNIQRGRDHGLPSLADARTALGLKPLLEFKDVSKNPGVLAELQSVYASPADIDLWIGGLSEADRPGAMVGPTFYTILVDQFTRLRDGDRFWYQNYLPREMVRLVEKQTLSVIIRRNTEIKGELGPKAFMAPPPKKKAKAKKQP